The genomic DNA CTTCTCTGCAAAATACGTATATACTGACTAATTGAAAAAGCGGAAGGCTATCGTATAGAAAACCTTGATATCAGAGGATCCGGAATGTCAAGGTAGAGCAAATTCAATTAGGAAGAATGAGAACAGAATGAACAGTTACACAGAGCAAATATAATCAGTTTACCAAATGTAATTGGTACAGCTGTTAAGAGAAAACTTTGAAGCTGTTGGGAAAAATTTAGCTAATTCATGACTTTTTGTCATGTGAGACAACTTGGTTATGaaagaaataacaacaaaagaaaaagcaacattttccCTAGAATCATAGTTTGTATCTGACCACCAAATTAGCAACATCCGAAtagtgaaaaaaatgtaaaataaacctaaaaacaGTCTTTAATATTTATCAGTATTTATCCAGATTGTTAACTGTTTGGCTTCCTTTTTTTGCAAAAGAGAGATAACAAAATGATCACTGGTCTTTATTAGGATTAATGGTTCAATAAATGTGAAATGTTTAAACCTACTTGAAGGAAATATtaggtattattatcattatcattactTATCTTTTATGTTTGTGAAAGACCTTCAATAACAATCAATTTGATATGAGTTGTAATAGCTTCATTTTTAGCTGTTAATCTTTcagcacatttttattttttatcctggTGTATGGGATACTCATGGTGTATGGGATACTCAATCTATATGATATGAAGAGaaacaaagtgaaagagaaaataatcaatGCCCATTTCATAGCATGTACCTGCTAATTCTACCTGCACTACTGCGAAATGATTATATTTATACTAGAAATgctcatattaaaaagaaatttgttgTCGTATATAATGAATTTGTGTTAGCAGCAATGTTAGTCCTTATAGTTTATGAtatgaaatgttctttttaaatcacttaaatatgaatatgaagatcttgtatatataaaatcagtaACTCAAATATTAACAAAGGAAACTGGAAATAACATGGGAGTCTTGGAAATATAAGTTATAATTTAAATAACATGAATATGAAGTCTCTGATATTAAGTTGGAGGCTGTCAAGGagaaatatttaagagaaaaaaaagggaacCAGTTaagttttctaattattttcccattttgttaGTATAGCATCTATTTAACATGAGAGACAAAATTTCAACCTATCCTGCCTGGGAATTAATGgaatgtttctcctttttttttttttttttaggatatcCTTTCCTCCAAGAGTCTTATGAGTAAAGTATCAAAACAATGTTAAATTCTTGGACTAAAAATATGCTTATAAACTATAGAAGCATAATGGAAAACTAAATCTATTTAAGGAagtaaattttacatatttttctgattatagaaATACTAATAATACAtgtgatattttgaaaaatatttctcaggatatattatttatgaaattttcattatttctaaaagaaataattGTAACCTAAAAGATAGCAAAGCGGGGAGATTATAACTAGTCAAATTGTAAAATATTCTATTATAGAAATTATTGAAACCTGATCTGTGTCAAGCAAGTGCCATCCACTTCCTCATTATTGTTATTAGACTTTTAGGCAACCTTTGTTTCTCAATTTTACACATAATTACTATTaccttttattaatttaaattaaaaagaaatgccaCAGTTACTTTTGCTTTACCTGATacagtattttctttatttttccacacTGTTTGTAAATATATCATACTTTTTCTCAGAATCCGGACTTCTTCTTGTTCAGTAAttaagtgtgtccaactctttgtgaccccatggactacatgtagcacgccaggcttccctgtccttcattgtctcctggagtttgctcagattcatgtccattgagttggtgatgccatccaaccatctcatcctctgtcatccccatttccctctgccctccatcttccccagcatcagggtctttttcggtgagtcaggtcttcacatcagatggccaaaatattggaacttcagcttcagcatcagtcactccagtgaatattcagggttgatttccttttggattgacttgtttgttcttcttgctgtttggactctcaggagtctgctccaacatcacagtttgaaagcctctgttctttggcactcagccttctctatgctccaactctcacatctgtacataactactggaaaaacccaagctttgactatatggacctatattggcaaagtgatatctcttatgctgtctaggtttgctatAGCTTTTCTTCAGTGAGGCAAATGAGTCACTTGCCCTGTGTGCAAGCAACTCACTGATAAAGAGAATAATTTAGTGCAATATTAAGAAAAATCATATTCcacaaaaaaattacaaacattttaaataaagacagggTTCTGTCCTGCAATTGCACAACTTACCTTACTCCCTTCACTTTAAGTCTGGTTGTTTGAATCTCCTAAGCAAACAAGCTGCTTCAGGAAAAGAAATTATCTTTCCTAAGCTCACTTTTCATCCCATACATAAGATGACTGCAcatgtttgtttatatttgaGCAAGTGTACTTATTAATACTATTCTCTTTCACTCTAGAAAGTAAACAGATCTGGCATATTATATGGCAAGCTAATCATATGGGGCTTAGAATTAACTATTTAAAAGTATAGTGTAGGAAGCTGATTTACTAAATGAATGTATTTCTCCAATACTCACTCTGATTGACACCATGCTTAGTCAATATTTCTCATGCtaacctgtcttttttttttttttttaaggcaaactcaCTGAGTCTTCACTGCATTAGACCATGAAATATACCAATAACATCACTGAATTCATTCTCTTGGGACTTTCCCAGAGCATGAAAATCAAACACGTGTGCTTCCTACTATTCTTATTTTGTTACATAGCTATTTGGATGGGAAACTTGCTCGTCATGATCTCTATCACATGCAGTCAGCTAAAGGATCAACCCATGTATTTCTTCCTTAATTACCTTGCTCTATCAGATCTGTGTTCCACTTCAACAGTGACACCCAAGTTAGTCACTGACTTGCTGGCAGAAAGTAGCACAATTTCATACACTGACTGCATGGCACAGCTCTTTACTATGCACTTCTTTGGGGGCATTGAAATCTGTATCCTCgctgtgatggcctatgaccgctatgtggccgtCTGCAGGCCCCTGTACTACACCATCATCATGAGCAGGCACAGACGCTATGCCATGATCAGCGCTTGCTGTGCTGGGGCATTTCTGCACTCCTTTGTTCAGGGTCTCCTCACAATTAACCTACCATTCTGTGGCCCCAATGAAATAGATCACTATTTCTGTGACGTGTATCCTTTGCTGAAACTGGCCTGCACAGACACCTACGTAGTTGGGATCCTAGTGGTGGCCAACGCAGGCATGATGGGGTTGGTGATCTTTGTGGTTGTGATGCTGTCCTACATTTTGATATTATACACCATCAAGGCTTACCCTGCAGAAACCCGGTACAAAGCTCTTTCCACTTGTAGTTCCCACATCACAGTTGTGGTTCTGTTCTTTGTGCCTATTCTCTTCACTTACATTAGGCCAGCCACAACGTTTCCAGAAGACAAGGTGTTTGCTCTCTTTTACACCATCATTGCCCCCATGTTCAACCCTCTGATTTACACTCTCAGAAATGCAGAGATGAAGAGTGCCTTGAGGAAGGTGTGGTGCCAGAAGCTATTTTTGATTGCAAGGCAAATCATCTGAAATCATTTTGCTTCCTCATTACACATCTTATTCAAGTGATATTTGCTTACTTTAGTTTAATAAACAATGGACTTTGC from Budorcas taxicolor isolate Tak-1 chromosome 15, Takin1.1, whole genome shotgun sequence includes the following:
- the LOC128059949 gene encoding olfactory receptor 4P4-like, whose translation is MKYTNNITEFILLGLSQSMKIKHVCFLLFLFCYIAIWMGNLLVMISITCSQLKDQPMYFFLNYLALSDLCSTSTVTPKLVTDLLAESSTISYTDCMAQLFTMHFFGGIEICILAVMAYDRYVAVCRPLYYTIIMSRHRRYAMISACCAGAFLHSFVQGLLTINLPFCGPNEIDHYFCDVYPLLKLACTDTYVVGILVVANAGMMGLVIFVVVMLSYILILYTIKAYPAETRYKALSTCSSHITVVVLFFVPILFTYIRPATTFPEDKVFALFYTIIAPMFNPLIYTLRNAEMKSALRKVWCQKLFLIARQII